The genome window GACGACCTCGTCGCGCACGTCGAGGGGCGCTCCTCGCTCGGGCGGCTCGCGATCGTGGTCCATGCAACAGCCGGTCTGTGCGACCCCGGCTACGAGGGCCAGATCACCCTCGAATTGTCGAACCTCGGCACCGCCCCCGTGGCGCTGTCGCCGGGCATGCGCGTCTCGCAGCTCACCTTCACGGAGCTGAAGCGGCCCGCAGAGCGCCCGTACGGCGCCGAACGCGGCTCGAAGTACCAGGGACAGGACGGGCCGCAGGCGTCGCGGATCGGCGACGACCCCGAGTTCGCGGGCGAGGATGGCGACCGGGCGGCGGGCTCGGAGGGCGGAGAGCGATGAGGTTCATCGAGGAGGTCGTCGTCGACGAGTTCCTGCCGACCGTCCGCTCGATGCTCGCCGAGGACCTCCGCGACCGCGGGTTCACGCAGTCGGAGGTCGCCGACGCGCTCGGCATCTCGCAGTCCGCGGTCTCGAAGTACGCCGCCGGCGACGTGGCGAGACACGAGCGGATCGTCGGCGACGAGCGCGTGCGCGACCTCGTCGAGCGCGTGGGCGAGGGGCTCGCGAGCGGCGACCTCACGCCCGTGGCGGCGCTCGTCGAGATCGAGGTGCTGATCCGCCAGCTGGAGGAGGGAGACCTCCTCGCGGACCTCCACGAGGCGGCCATGCCCGCGCTCGCCGACGCCGACGTGGAGTTCTCGGTCCACGACCCGGACAGCGGCCTCCGCGAGCGCGAGCGCGTCCTCACCTCGGTCCGGCGCGGGCTCCGGACCCTGACGAACGCCTCCGGGTTCGCCGGGCTCATCCCGAACGTCGGCGCGAACGTCGCCGAGTGTCTCGCCGACGCGGCCACCGTCGACGACGTCGCGGCGGTCCCCGGCCGGCTCGTCGACGTGAAGGGCCG of Halorubrum trapanicum contains these proteins:
- the dcd gene encoding dCTP deaminase gives rise to the protein MILSDADILDRLAEGDLAIEPLDDVDQQVQPASVDLRLGERFLEFQRTNIPCIHPTDAGEVGEYVIETTVDEGDEFILHPGDFVLGTTAERVAIPDDLVAHVEGRSSLGRLAIVVHATAGLCDPGYEGQITLELSNLGTAPVALSPGMRVSQLTFTELKRPAERPYGAERGSKYQGQDGPQASRIGDDPEFAGEDGDRAAGSEGGER
- a CDS encoding thiamine-phosphate synthase family protein; translation: MRFIEEVVVDEFLPTVRSMLAEDLRDRGFTQSEVADALGISQSAVSKYAAGDVARHERIVGDERVRDLVERVGEGLASGDLTPVAALVEIEVLIRQLEEGDLLADLHEAAMPALADADVEFSVHDPDSGLRERERVLTSVRRGLRTLTNASGFAGLIPNVGANVAECLADAATVDDVAAVPGRLVDVKGRAMVPGEPEFGVSEHVATVLLAAREAGADVRGAVNLRYDPGTVEALAADHPTVEFDAERPTREAVADAVAAADRPAGSETLVAYQTGAVGVEPIVYVLAPTAAEAARIVRELL